A window from Salvia miltiorrhiza cultivar Shanhuang (shh) chromosome 2, IMPLAD_Smil_shh, whole genome shotgun sequence encodes these proteins:
- the LOC131011858 gene encoding uncharacterized protein LOC131011858 isoform X2 produces the protein MKHNNSSESLNFGSQNPVGGSLSVLNLSEVVTGNIVNIHHITDAVVAAWILNVTLVVPKLTRSLSGKMFGSGFASKRCSCLGSLWLFMIGSLGSFQ, from the exons ATGAAACATAATAACTCTAGTGAAAGTTTGAACTTCGGAAGTCAG AATCCCGTAGGAGGCTCACTATCTGTTCTCAACTTATCAGAAGTTGTGACTGGCAACATTGTTAATATACACCAT ATCACAGATGCTGTTGTTGCTGCATGGATATTGAACGTCACCCTTGTTGTCCCCAAATTGACCAGAAGTCTTTCTGGAAAGATGTTTG GTTCGGGTTTTGCTTCAAAGAGATGTTCTTGTTTGGGCAGTTTGTGGCTTTTTAT GATAGGAAGCTTGGGATCATTTCAATGA
- the LOC131011858 gene encoding uncharacterized protein LOC131011858 isoform X3, whose product MKHNNSSESLNFGSQNPVGGSLSVLNLSEVVTGNIVNIHHITDAVVAAWILNVTLVVPKLTRSLSGKMFGSGFASKRCSCLGSLWLFML is encoded by the exons ATGAAACATAATAACTCTAGTGAAAGTTTGAACTTCGGAAGTCAG AATCCCGTAGGAGGCTCACTATCTGTTCTCAACTTATCAGAAGTTGTGACTGGCAACATTGTTAATATACACCAT ATCACAGATGCTGTTGTTGCTGCATGGATATTGAACGTCACCCTTGTTGTCCCCAAATTGACCAGAAGTCTTTCTGGAAAGATGTTTG GTTCGGGTTTTGCTTCAAAGAGATGTTCTTGTTTGGGCAGTTTGTGGCTTTTTAT GTTATGA
- the LOC131011858 gene encoding uncharacterized protein LOC131011858 isoform X1, translating to MKHNNSSESLNFGSQNPVGGSLSVLNLSEVVTGNIVNIHHITDAVVAAWILNVTLVVPKLTRSLSGKMFGEILVHREILFKITSSYRLNVSIRYSKFLEIYLRCRLVYILILKRM from the exons ATGAAACATAATAACTCTAGTGAAAGTTTGAACTTCGGAAGTCAG AATCCCGTAGGAGGCTCACTATCTGTTCTCAACTTATCAGAAGTTGTGACTGGCAACATTGTTAATATACACCAT ATCACAGATGCTGTTGTTGCTGCATGGATATTGAACGTCACCCTTGTTGTCCCCAAATTGACCAGAAGTCTTTCTGGAAAGATGTTTGGTGAGATATTGGTCCATCGTgaaattctttttaaaattacTTCTTCCTACAGACTCAATGTCTCTATCCGGTACAGCAAATTTTTAGAGATATATCTTCGATGTCGATTGGTTTATATCTTAATCTTGAAAAGGAtgtaa